From the genome of Ictalurus punctatus breed USDA103 chromosome 28, Coco_2.0, whole genome shotgun sequence, one region includes:
- the im:7138535 gene encoding protein FAM98B: protein MEREIETVAALKALGYDSDLCRTRCECDELPCPLLSWLVLELRKCCPELGGASGNILVGELKEILKVLVCPYDTLGTETLTPVHLKRITEFLIAELQAAHMRKYKECNPEDTEPLSESGKEQRQSNPDTENETPLDDKEVVEELSELFQALDIDPASQLSDVYSQLESRLALLPEGEMQEPLLKTNLNSTQWSVLNQISQALFKDYECRRQMMINRLHVTLQSFAWGERGKERSALMSTVPPLTAPLESSVSIALLLAAREDQSRILPVTAGPSTAIHKMLMGSVPDRGGRPGEIEPPMPMFTRRSEGGDGQKREKNKFKRREYSGKKKKNKN, encoded by the exons ATGGAGCGAGAGATTGAGACAGTAGCGGCTCTTAAAGCACTTGG ATATGACAGTGATCTCTGTAGGACACGGTGTGAATGTGATGAACTGCCGTGTCCACTGCTTTCCTGGCTGGTGCTGGAGCTGAGGAAATGCTGTCCCGAACTTGGAG GAGCGAGTGGCAACATTCTGGTCGGGGAACTGAAAGAGATCCTGAAAGTACTGGTGTGCCCTTATGACACGCTCGGCACAGAGACTCTGACCCCCGTTCATCTCAAAAGAATTACAG AGTTCCTGATTGCAGAGTTACAAGCAGCACATATGCGGAAGTACAAAGAGTGCAATCCGGAAGATACTGAGCCTCTGAGTGAGTCGGGCAAAGAGCAGAGACAATCTAACCCAGATACTGAGAATGAGACTCCATTAGATGACAAAGAGGTAGTGGAGGAATTATCAGAGTTGTTTCAGGCCCTGGATATTGATCCAGCCTCGCAGCTCAGTGATGTCTATTCACAG CTGGAGTCACGACTAGCGTTGCTCCCAGAGGGTGAAATGCAAGAGCCGTTGTTAAAGACTAATCTGAATTCTACACAATGG AGCGTGCTGAATCAGATTAGCCAAGCCCTCTTCAAGGACTATGAGTGCCGTCGACAGATGATGATCAACCGCTTACATGTTACCCTCCAGTCATTTGCTTGGGGAGAGCGAGGAAAG GAGCGCAGTGCTCTGATGTCCACTGTACCACCTTTAACAGCGCCACTCGAGTCGTCCGTGTCCATTGCGCTCTTACTAGCAGCTAGAGAGGATCAGTCTCGCATTCTGCCCGTAACTGCAGGACCGTCAACAGCCATTCACAAG ATGCTGATGGGTAGCGTGCCGGATAGAGGAGGTCGACCTGGTGAGATTGAACCTCCTATGCCAATGTTCACTCGACGTAGTGAAGGAGGCGATGGACAGAAgcgtgaaaaaaataaattcaagagACGGGAGTACtctgggaaaaagaaaaaaaacaagaattga
- the hnrnpul1l gene encoding heterogeneous nuclear ribonucleoprotein U-like protein 1: MSTLNVKKLKVNELKEELQRRGLDTRGLKADLADRLQAALDAEAAGAAAEEGGEGEQEAREEEEEEAAAGECGEFDDEVSGNGGSDGCQNQEQEANSEEDSTENGDAGFGSADFASDDSDPPKQDFGKQIQLGNDEDQEAGWSDGEPAKSQGSQDPELKQEDEDPVAPQEQFEEAQEQFEEAQEQPETEQSQQQAISVKVESKKEDDAPQQEEAANELTTVEGDQAVQVKTEDDQQTSQSRKRPYDDGRGYGYYEHREDRRGRSPQPPAEEEEEDFDENLVAIDTYNCDLHFKVARDRYSGYPLTIEGFAYLWAGARATYGVSKGRICFEMKINEEIAVKHLPTSEPDPHVVRIGWSLDSCSTQLGEEPFSYGYGGTGKKSSNCKFEDYGERFGENDVIGCYLDFESGEQVEMAFSKNGKWLGPCYHIPREQLAERPLFPHILVKNCAVEFNFGQKEEPYFPLPEGYTFIQELALHDRSRGTVGPSTKAECEILMMVGLPGSGKTTWAIKHSKENPEKKFNILGTNAIMEKMKVMGLRRQRNYAGRWDLLISQATQCLNRLIQIAARKKRNYILDQTNVYGSAQRRKMRPFEGFRRKAIVICPTDEDLKERTLKRTDEEGKDVPDHAVLEMKANFVLPDAGEFLDEVIYIEVQREEADTLIKQYNEEGRKAGPPPDKRFDSRPGGFRGRGFQRYEHQGAPQGTRGSYQNRGSAGGAGYRGAYNRGGYTPNRWGNNYRDSGGRGSYNRTPQSGGSYNHNRQSSYNKGGSGASSSYTQSQPQNYSQGYNQGSYSQGYNYGNYSQYPSYSQGYNQTPAATGQTYNQQQQQQQQQQQNYNQQYQQYAQQWQQYYQNQSQWNQYYNQYGNYGNYQQGQGSQQQ; encoded by the exons ATGAGCACGCTGAACGTGAAAAAGCTCAAAGTAAACGAGCTGAAAGAGGAGTTGCAGCGTCGTGGCCTGGACACTCGGGGTCTGAAGGCGGATTTAGCGGACAGGCTGCAGGCGGCGCTGGACGCCGAGGCTGCCggagcagcagcagaagaaggaggagaaggagagcaGGAAGCccgagaggaggaggaggaggaggcggcgGCAGGGGAGTGCGGAG AATTCGATGACGAAGTGTCGGGCAACGGCGGAAGTGACGGCTGTCAGAACCAGGAACAGGAGGCAAACAGCGAGGAAGACAGTACCGAGAACGGTGATGCTGGTTTCGGGTCTGCCGACTTCGCGTCGGACGACTCGGACCCACCGAAGCAAGACTTCGGGAAGCAGATCCAACTAGGAAACGACGAGGATCAGGAAGCCGGTTGGAGCGATGGTGAGCCAGCGAAGAGCCAGGGCTCTCAGGATCCTGAGCTGAAGCAGGAGGATGAGGATCCGGTCGCGCCACAGGAGCAGTTTGAGGAAGCGCAGGAGCAGTTTGAGGAAGCGCAGGAGCAGCCAGAAACAGAACAGTCTCAGCAGCAGGCGATCAGTGTAAAAG TGGAGTCAAAGAAGGAGGACGACGCACCGCAGCAGGAAGAGGCAGCAAATGAACTGACGACCGTGGAAGGTGACCAAGCAGTTCAGGTTAAAACGGAAGACGACCAGCAGACGTCACAGAGCCGCAAACGACCGTACGACGACGGCCGTGGATACGGATACTACGAACATCGGGAAGACAGGAG GGGGCGGTCGCCTCAGCCTCCAgccgaggaagaggaggaagactTTGATGAAAACCTTGTCGCTATCGACACCT ATAACTGCGACCTGCATTTCAAGGTGGCTCGAGACCGGTACAGTGGCTACCCACTTACCATTGAAGGGTTTGCATACTTGTGGGCAGGTGCCCGAGCTACATACGGTGTTTCCAAAGGACGTATATGCTTTGAAATGAAG ATCAATGAGGAGATCGCTGTAAAGCACCTCCCCACCAGTGAGCCTGATCCCCATGTGGTGAGAATCGGGTGGTCTTTGGACTCCTGTAGCACCCAGCTTG GAGAGGAACCCTTCTCCTATGGCTATGGTGGAACTGGCAAGAAATCCTCTAACTGTAAATTTGAGGACTATGGAGAGAGGTTTGGTGAAAATGATGTCATTGGCTGCTACCTT GACTTTGAGAGCGGCGAGCAAGTGGAGATGGCATTCTCCAAAAACGGCAAGTGGCTCGGGCCGTGCTACCACATCCCTCGCGAGCAGCTGGCCGAGCGTCCTCTCTTCCCGCACATCCTGGTGAAGAACTGCGCTGTCGAGTTCAACTTCGGACAGAAGGAAGAGCCGTATTTCCCCCTGCCGGAGGGCTACACGTTTATTCAGGAATTGGCACTGCATGACCGAAGCAGAGGAACAGTTGGGCCATCTACCAAAGCAGAGTGCGAG ATCCTAATGATGGTAGGACTACCTGGCAGTGGAAAGACCACGTGGGCCATTAAGCACTCCAAGGAGAATCCTGAGAAGAAGTTTAATATACTGGGTACCAATGCCATAATGGAAAAGATGAAG GTGATGGGACTCCGTCGCCAGAGGAACTACGCTGGACGCTGGGACCTTCTCATCTCGCAGGCCACGCAGTGCCTCAACCGCCTCATCCAGATCGCCGCTCGCAAGAAACGGAACTACATCCTGGACCAG ACAAATGTATATGGATCAGCCCAGAGACGAAAAATGCGTCCTTTTGAAGGGTTTCGACGCAAGGCTATTGTAATTTGTCCCACGGATGAGGATTTAAAAGAGCGAACATTAAAGCGAACTGATGAGGAAGGGAAGGATGTACCCGATCATGCTGTGTTAGAAATGAAAG CCAACTTCGTGCTGCCTGATGCCGGCGAGTTCCTGGACGAGGTGATCTACATCGAGGTGCAGCGCGAGGAGGCCGACACGCTCATCAAGCAGTACAACGAGGAGGGCCGAAAGGCAGGCCCGCCACCCGACAAGCGCTTCGATAGTCGTCCCGGAGGCTTCCGCGGCCGTGGGTTCCAGCGCTACGAGCACCAGGGCGCTCCACAGGGAACACGAGGCTCATACCAGAACCGCGGCAGCGCTGGAGGAGCTGGCTACCGTGGCG CTTACAACCGTGGAGGGTACACCCCGAACCGCTGGGGGAACAACTACAGAGATTCAGGAGGCCGGGGAAGCTACAACCGCACCCCGCAATCAGGAGGCAGCTACAACCACAACCGCCAGAGCTCCTACAATAAAGGAGGCAGCGGAGCCAGCAGTAGCTACACTCAGTCCCAG CCTCAGAACTACAGTCAAGGTTACAACCAAGGCAGCTACAGCCAGGGATACAACTATGGAAACTACAGCCAGTACCCAAGTTACAGCCAGGGCTATAACCAGACGCCTGCAGCCACGGGCCAGACGTacaatcagcagcagcagcagcagcaacagcagcagcagaactATAACCAGCAGTACCAGCAG TACGCTCAGCAGTGGCAGCAGTATTACCAGAACCAGAGCCAATGGAACCAGTACTACAACCAGTATGGAAATTATGGCAACTACCAGCAGGGCCAGGGCTCGCAGCAGCAGTAG
- the sympk gene encoding symplekin — translation MESSFGEKQRSTVASQFFTGTEDAAMDMTTNEKVVDLLNQAALMSTDDKLTALKQVQELIINKDPSLLDNYLDEMLAFQNDKSIEVRKFVIGFIEEACKRDNELLLKLLGNLNMVLKDDSVNVVKKAILTLTQLYKVTLQWLLRTKSISDVQEGCWDMVTQMKGEVLAMLDTDNDGVRTHAIKFTESLIITLSPRTSDSDVPKKQEGDVSLDKVPKDHSYIRYDVLCEEGKSALEQLLKFMVHPAISSINLTTALGSLATLARQRPMFMSEVIQAYETLHANLPPTLAKSQVSSVRKSLKLHLVSVLRHPSSVDFHGQISTLLLDLGMAQNEIARCVPAAAQVRKRPRHEPYSEGKRIKMEPALIEDDDDKEEPAPVIAPKPSATTGTQSAIDITAEFLLPLLTPENVANLVLISMVYLPDNMPASFQATYTPVESAGTDSQIKHLARLMATQMTSGGLGPGLEQCKAREEEGKEGEADAAVAESSSKDPIIIRKVSAVSLGQAISVVGAYKSEATEETPQAKKLPEPILPSTQPKVPGSSGRKKVFRLADVVQPMSDSQLDKLTSMAVRRILESEKAIARSGMSHVRVKLLARLITQFEGTMKDDMLRFILEDIRSRIDLAFALLYQEYNQYLSQMPSGSLDSYEHCLFELLSGLQERPEQRDGLFNKLVLEAPLITESALEVIRRYCEDESRVYLGMPTLKDLILKRPSRQFQYLHVLLDLSSHEKEKVRSAALNIIKWMYEKDHLRDYIEKFALNYMQLLVHPNPPSLLFGVGEDTEVAAPWTEETVRQCLYLYLSLLPLNHRLVHELAAVYTEAIADIKRSVLRVIEQPIRGMGMNSPDLLLLVENCPKGAETLVTRCLHILTDKVPPSPDLVERVRDLYHKRVPDVRFLIPVINGLEKKEVIQALPKLIKLNPIVVKEVFNRLLGTQHSEGSSSVSPLTPGELLIALHNIDSTKCDMKSIIKATNLCFGEKNVYTSEVLAVVMQQLMEQSPLPMLLMRTVIQSLTMYPRLGGFVMNILSRLIPKQVWKYPKVWEGFVKCCQRTKPQSYTVLLQLPPAQLASVFERCPEMREPLLQHVRSFTPHQQAHIPSSIMAILEANSRMPEPEPPQHEPEHMKVQEERELHTQLVRPMTQVETPAPVVVAPPELPPEAVARREEIEEPMEEGEAGTECLEIATEATAQIEALAPETGVTPVPQAKADEPMETTPTELAEDQPREVVEDSGAEPETRADDPE, via the exons ATGGAGTCGAGCTTCGGAGAAAAACAGCGCTCCACTGTGGCGTCCCAGTTCTTCACCGGGACAGAGGATGCAGCCATGGATATGACCACTAATGAAAAG GTCGTGGACCTTCTGAACCAGGCTGCTTTAATGTCCACCGACGATAAGCTCACGGCTCTTAAGCAG GTCCAAGAGTTGATCATTAATAAGGATCCTTCATTGCTCGACAATTACCTGGAT GAGATGCTAGCCTTTCAGAATGACAAATCGATTGAAGTGAGGAAATTTGTTATTGGTTTCATCGAAGAAGCATG TAAAAGGGACAACGAGCTGTTGCTGAAGCTGTTGGGTAATTTAAACATGGTGTTAAAGGACGATAGTGTAAACGTTGTGAAGAAGGCGATCCTGACCCTCACTCAGCTTTACAAAGTGACGCTGCAG TGGCTACTGCGCACGAAAAGCATCTCCGATGTGCAGGAGGGATGCTGGGACATGGTGACCCAGATGAAGGGGGAGGTTCTGGCTATGCTCGACACGGACAACGACGGCGTCCGAACGCACGCCATCAAATTCACCGAGTCGCTCATCATCACGCTGTCGCCTCGCACGTCCGACTCGGACGTCCCCAAGAAGCAGGAAGGAGACGTCAGCCTGGACAAAGTTCCAAAAGACCATTCATATATTCGCTACG ATGTTCTGTGTGAAGAGGGAAAGTCAGCTCTGGAGCAGCTCCTGAAGTTCATGGTTCACCCAGCCATCTCCAGCATCAATCTGACTACAGCTCTGGGCTCGCTGGCCACGCTAGCCCGACAGAGACCCATGTTCATGTCTGAGGTCATACAGGCCTATGAGACTCTTCATG CCAACTTGCCCCCGACGCTCGCCAAGTCTCAGGTAAGCAGCGTGCGCAAGAGCCTCAAGCTGCATTTGGTGTCTGTGCTGCGGCACCCGAGCAGCGTGGACTTCCATGGCCAGATCTCCACACTCCTGCTGGACCTGGGTATGGCCCAGAACGAGATCGCCCGCTGCGTGCCCGCCGCCGCACAGGTTCGCAAGCGACCACGCCATGAGCCTTACAGCGAGGGCAAGAGGATCAAAATGG AACCCGCTCTGATTGAGGATGATGACGATAAGGAGGAGCCAGCACCCGTCATCGCGCCCAAGCCGTCGGCCACCACAGGCACGCAGTCTGCCATAGACATCACAGCTGAGTTCCTGCTGCCTCTGCTCACACCAGAGAACGTGGCCAACCTG GTGCTCATTAGCATGGTTTACCTGCCGGACAACATGCCGGCTTCCTTCCAAGCTACTTACACACCTGTGGAGTCAGCAGGCACTGATTCCCAAATCAAACATCTTGCCAGGCTCATGGCCACGCAGATGACCTCGGGCGGACTTGGGCCGG gtctggagcagtgcaAAGCCCGAGAAGAAgaagggaaggagggagaggcCGATGCTGCTGTAGCAGAGAGCAGCTCAAAAGACCCCATCATTATCCGGAAAGTGTCAGCGGTGTCCCTGGGCCAGGCCATCTCTGTAGTCGGGGCCTACAAGAGCGAAGCCACAGAGGAGACGCCTCAGGCCAAGAAACTTCCAGAACCCATTCTGCCTTCTACACAGCCCAA AGTACCTGGGAGCAGTGGCCGAAAGAAAGTCTTCAGGTTGGCTGACGTGGTCCAGCCCATGTCCGACTCGCAACTCGATAAGCTAACCAGCATGGCCGTCAGACGCATCCTCGAATCAGAAAAGGCCATCGCAAGAAGCGGGATGTCCCAT GTTCGTGTGAAGCTGCTAGCGAGATTGATCACTCAGTTCGAGGGCACAATGAAGGACGACATGCTGCGTTTCATCCTGGAGGATATCCGGAGCCGCATCGACCTCGCTTTCGCTCTTCTCTATCAGGAGTACAACCAGTACCTGAGCCAGATGCCGTCAGGCTCGCTCGACAGCTACGAGCACTGCTTGTTCGAGCTGCTCTCGGGCCTACAGGAGCGGCCCGAACAGAGAGATGG GCTGTTCAATAAGTTGGTGCTTGAGGCTCCTCTCATCACAGAGTCAGCCCTGGAGGTGATCCGGCGCTACTGTGAAGACGAG TCTCGCGTTTACCTTGGCATGCCCACTCTAAAAGATCTCATCCTGAAACGCCCTTCCAGACAGTTCCAGTACCTCCACGTTCTCCTGGACCTCAGCTctcatgagaaagaaaaa GTGCGCTCAGCTGCTCTGAACATCATCAAGTGGATGTATGAGAAGGACCACCTGCGAGACTACATCGAAAAGTTTGCTCTGAACTACATGCAGCTACTCGTCCACCCGAATCCGCCCTCGCTACTGTTCGGCGTCGGAGAAGACACGG AGGTGGCGGCTCCCTGGACGGAGGAGACGGTGAGACAGTGCCTGTACCTCTACCTCTCCCTCCTTCCTCTCAACCACCGCTTGGTCCATGAGTTAGCTGCCGTCTACACCGAAGCCATCGCAGACATCAAGCGTAGCGTGCTCCGCGTCATTGAACAGCCT ATCAGGGGAATGGGCATGAACTCTCCTGATCTCTTGCTGCTGGTTGAAAACTGTCCCAAGGGGGCGGAGACTCTCGTAACTCGCTGTCTGCACATACTGACTGATAAAG TCCCTCCATCTCCAGACCTGGTGGAGCGAGTACGGGATCTCTATCACAAAAGAGTACCAGACGTGCGTTTCCTCATCCCAGTCATCAACGGCCTGGAAAAG AAAGAGGTGATCCAGGCATTGCCCAAACTCATCAAGCTCAACCCCATAGTAGTCAAGGAGGTCTTCAATCGCCTACTGGGGACGCAACACA GTGAAGGTAGTTCCTCCGTGTCTCCTCTGACTCCTGGCGAGCTCCTCATCGCACTCCATAACATCGATTCCACCAAGTGTGACATGAAGTCCATCATCAAAG CCACGAACCTGTGCTTCGGCGAGAAGAACGTGTACACGTCAGAGGTGCTGGCTGTGGTGATGCAGCAGCTAATGGAGCAGAGTCCTCTCCCTATGCTGCTCATGCGGACCGTCATCCAGTCGCTTACGATGTACCCTCGCCTGGGTGGCTTCGTCATGAACATCCTCTCTCGCCTGATCCCCAAACAG gtgtggaaGTACCCCAAGGTGTGGGAAGGTTTTGTGAAGTGCTGCCAGCGCACCAAGCCACAGTCCTACACTGTTCTGCTGCAGCTGCCGCCCGCACAGCTAGCCAGCGTGTTTGAGCGCTGCCCGGAGATGAGGGAGCCTCTCCTACAGCATGTCCGCTCCTTCACCCCACACCAG caAGCCCACATTCCATCATCCATCATGGCTATTCTGGAGGCTAACAGTAGGATGCCAGAGCCAGAACCACCACAGCATGAACCTGAGCACATGAAAGtgcaggaggagagagag TTACACACACAGCTTGTGAGGCCCATGACACAAGTGGAAACTCCAGCTCCAGTTGTAGTAGCTCCTCCTGAACTACCGCCTGAGGCAGTAGCCAGAAGGGAGGAAATAGAGGAGCCTATGGAGGAAGGAGAGGCAGGTACAGAATGTCTAGAGATCGCCACCGAAGCCACAGCACAA ATTGAAGCACTTGCACCTGAAACCGGGGTCACCCCTGTTCCCCAGGCAAAGGCAGATGAACCGATGGAGACGACTCCTACTGAACTCGCAGAAGACCAGCCGCGAGAAGTGGTGGAAGATAGTGGTGCAGAACCCGAGACACGAGCAGACGATCCTGAATAA